Proteins encoded within one genomic window of Jiangella mangrovi:
- a CDS encoding oligopeptide/dipeptide ABC transporter ATP-binding protein, with amino-acid sequence MSDPILSADDVHVEFEARRGGGRARAVDGVNLDIAPGEIVALVGESGCGKTTLARTLLGLEKPTSGRVLHRGTPLAYTSRALKSFRRDVQLVLQDPSGSLNPRHTVYDAVAEGLRIHGDVPDERERVADALSRAGLRPPERFFLRFPHELSGGQRQRVVIAGALVLEPNVIVADEPVASLDASVRGEILALLLRLRDELGLAALVVTHDLGLAWNIADRVAVMYLGRIVETGPVEKILTAPEHPYTQALLSVLPESPGAPVVLQGEPPDPTRIPSGCRFHARCPVLASGAAAAAGVDGRCRGEDPGVLAGGTATQVACHYASAVSPADDPAAAARP; translated from the coding sequence GCGTCAACCTCGACATCGCGCCAGGCGAGATCGTCGCTCTGGTCGGCGAGTCCGGCTGCGGCAAGACGACGCTGGCCCGGACGCTGCTCGGGCTGGAGAAGCCGACCTCCGGGCGGGTGCTGCACCGCGGCACTCCCCTGGCCTACACCTCGCGCGCGCTCAAGAGCTTCCGCCGCGACGTGCAGCTCGTCCTGCAGGACCCGAGCGGCTCGCTGAACCCGCGGCACACGGTCTACGACGCCGTCGCCGAAGGGCTGCGCATCCACGGGGACGTCCCCGACGAGCGGGAACGGGTCGCCGACGCGCTGTCGCGGGCCGGGCTGCGGCCGCCGGAGCGGTTCTTCCTGCGCTTCCCGCACGAGCTGTCCGGCGGGCAGCGCCAGCGCGTGGTCATCGCCGGCGCGCTGGTCCTGGAGCCGAACGTCATCGTCGCCGACGAGCCGGTCGCGTCGCTGGACGCGTCGGTGCGCGGCGAGATCCTGGCGCTGCTGCTGCGGCTGCGCGACGAGCTGGGGCTGGCGGCGCTGGTGGTGACGCACGACCTCGGGCTGGCCTGGAACATCGCCGACCGGGTCGCCGTCATGTACCTGGGCCGCATCGTCGAGACCGGGCCGGTGGAGAAGATCCTCACCGCGCCGGAGCACCCGTACACGCAGGCGCTGCTGTCGGTGCTGCCGGAGTCGCCCGGCGCGCCCGTCGTGCTGCAGGGCGAGCCGCCGGACCCGACCCGGATCCCGTCGGGCTGCCGGTTCCACGCCCGCTGTCCGGTGCTGGCCTCGGGCGCGGCGGCCGCGGCCGGCGTGGACGGGCGCTGCCGCGGCGAGGACCCCGGCGTCCTGGCCGGCGGGACGGCCACCCAGGTGGCCTGCCACTATGCGTCGGCGGTCAGCCCGGCTGACGACCCGGCTGCGGCAGCCCGGCCCTGA
- a CDS encoding TetR/AcrR family transcriptional regulator, whose amino-acid sequence MTGEVGLRERKKAATRAALSAAANRLAVELGVEHVTVEAIAAAADVSPRTFHNYFSSREEAIVASIIDWSERLIDELELRPADEPVWDSLQHVYLGTLDDSPAARDRMIAQIDMVMANPTVIASQLAAFDAMRRRFAAAIAARTGTDAGRDLYPHLIAGAAAQAVKTSMELWAHGLTDRPLREMVAEGFEQFRAGLPQPGRQPG is encoded by the coding sequence ATGACAGGAGAAGTGGGCCTGCGCGAGCGCAAGAAGGCGGCCACCCGCGCCGCCCTCAGCGCCGCCGCCAACCGGCTCGCCGTCGAACTGGGCGTCGAGCACGTCACCGTCGAGGCCATCGCCGCGGCCGCCGACGTCTCGCCTCGCACGTTCCACAACTACTTCTCCAGCCGCGAGGAGGCGATCGTCGCCTCCATCATCGACTGGTCGGAGCGGCTGATCGACGAGCTCGAGCTGCGTCCGGCCGACGAGCCCGTGTGGGACAGCCTGCAGCACGTGTACCTCGGCACGCTCGACGACAGTCCCGCGGCCCGCGACCGCATGATCGCACAGATCGACATGGTCATGGCCAACCCCACGGTCATCGCCAGCCAGCTGGCCGCGTTCGACGCCATGCGCCGCCGGTTCGCCGCGGCCATCGCGGCGCGCACCGGTACCGACGCGGGCCGCGACCTCTACCCGCACCTCATCGCCGGCGCCGCTGCCCAGGCCGTCAAGACGTCCATGGAACTGTGGGCGCACGGCCTGACCGACCGGCCGCTGCGCGAGATGGTGGCCGAGGGGTTCGAGCAGTTCAGGGCCGGGCTGCCGCAGCCGGGTCGTCAGCCGGGCTGA
- a CDS encoding MMPL family transporter, translating to MATFLYRLGRFSYRRRGVVLAIWLGLVALFGVGASTLSGPTSDTFSIPGTESQEAFDLLEERFPGGNTDGATARVVFAAPEGETLTDPDNQAAVEDVLAELTTAPQVAAVPDPFEIGTVSEDGTIAFSQVTYTVPFFDLTDEAREALTAAADTGRDAGLTVELGGEAAMSDEEPAGTELIGIGVAAVVLIITFGSLIAAGLPLLTAVLGIMIGMAAITAASGFMDIGSSTPTLALMLGLAVGIDYALFIVSRFRHELAVGRDGEEAAGRAVGTAGSAVVFAGLTVMIALAGLFVVNIPMLTEMGVAAALTVGIAVVIALSLLPALLGFAKHRVLGGKIPGLRHIRERADDGGKPTLGRRWANLVTRRPIPVLAIAVAGMLALAAPLLDLRLGLPDEGSSPPGSTQREAYDLTVEGFGAGFNGPLTVVVDGAGSADPLAAANAVAESLEGLDGVATVTGPVPNEAGDTAIINVVPEFGPGSAETEALVGDIRDQVGAVAEESGASVSVTGATAVNIDFSERMTEALLPYLALVVGLSFVLLMLVFRSLLVPLKAALGFLLTMGATFGAIVAVFQWGWFNGLLGIEQTGPIISMLPIFLIGVVFGLAMDYQVFLVTRMREEHVHGASPKDSVVIGFQHGARVVSAAALIMMSVFAAFIFGGEDVIMQVGLALAAAVAFDAFVVRMTIVPAAMTLLGSRAWFLPRWLDRLLPNVDVEGEKLSRHLQEAPALPEPEPAQR from the coding sequence GTGGCGACATTCCTCTACCGGCTCGGCCGGTTCTCCTATCGGCGCCGCGGGGTGGTGCTGGCCATCTGGCTGGGCCTCGTCGCGCTTTTCGGGGTGGGCGCCTCGACCCTGTCCGGACCCACGTCCGACACGTTCTCCATCCCCGGCACCGAGTCCCAGGAAGCGTTCGACCTGCTCGAGGAGCGCTTCCCGGGCGGCAACACCGACGGCGCCACGGCACGCGTCGTGTTCGCCGCCCCCGAGGGCGAGACGCTCACCGACCCGGACAACCAGGCCGCGGTCGAGGACGTCCTCGCCGAACTGACGACGGCGCCGCAGGTCGCCGCCGTCCCCGACCCGTTCGAGATCGGCACCGTGTCCGAGGACGGCACCATCGCGTTCTCGCAGGTCACCTACACCGTGCCGTTCTTCGACCTCACCGACGAGGCACGCGAGGCGCTCACCGCCGCGGCCGACACCGGTCGCGACGCCGGCCTGACGGTCGAGCTCGGCGGCGAGGCGGCCATGAGCGACGAGGAGCCGGCCGGCACCGAGCTCATCGGCATCGGCGTCGCAGCCGTGGTCCTCATCATCACGTTCGGCTCGCTCATTGCGGCCGGCCTGCCGCTGCTGACCGCCGTCCTGGGCATCATGATCGGCATGGCCGCCATCACCGCGGCCAGCGGGTTCATGGACATCGGGTCCAGCACGCCGACGTTGGCGCTCATGCTCGGCCTGGCCGTCGGCATCGACTACGCGCTGTTCATCGTGTCGCGGTTCCGGCACGAGCTGGCCGTGGGCCGCGACGGCGAAGAAGCGGCCGGCCGCGCCGTCGGCACCGCCGGGTCCGCGGTCGTCTTCGCCGGCCTCACCGTCATGATCGCCCTGGCCGGCCTGTTCGTCGTCAACATCCCCATGCTGACCGAGATGGGCGTGGCCGCCGCGCTCACCGTCGGCATCGCCGTCGTCATCGCGCTCAGTCTGCTGCCGGCGCTGCTCGGCTTCGCCAAGCACCGGGTCCTGGGCGGCAAGATCCCGGGGCTGCGGCACATCCGCGAGCGGGCCGACGACGGCGGCAAGCCCACCCTGGGCCGGCGCTGGGCCAACCTCGTGACCCGGCGGCCGATCCCGGTGCTGGCCATCGCGGTCGCGGGCATGCTCGCGCTCGCCGCGCCGCTGCTCGACCTGCGCCTCGGCCTGCCCGACGAGGGCAGCTCGCCGCCCGGCAGCACCCAGCGCGAGGCCTACGATCTCACCGTCGAGGGCTTCGGTGCCGGCTTCAACGGCCCGCTCACGGTGGTCGTCGACGGCGCCGGCAGTGCGGACCCGCTGGCTGCCGCGAACGCCGTCGCCGAGTCCCTCGAGGGTCTCGACGGGGTCGCCACCGTCACGGGGCCGGTACCGAACGAGGCCGGCGACACCGCGATCATCAACGTCGTGCCCGAGTTCGGCCCGGGCAGCGCCGAGACCGAGGCCCTGGTCGGCGACATCCGCGACCAGGTCGGCGCCGTCGCCGAAGAGTCCGGGGCCAGCGTGTCCGTCACCGGCGCCACGGCCGTCAACATCGACTTCTCCGAGCGGATGACCGAGGCGCTGCTGCCGTACCTGGCGCTCGTGGTCGGGCTCTCGTTCGTCCTGCTCATGCTGGTGTTCCGGTCACTGCTGGTGCCGCTGAAGGCCGCGCTGGGCTTCCTGCTGACCATGGGTGCGACGTTCGGCGCCATCGTCGCGGTGTTCCAGTGGGGCTGGTTCAACGGCCTGCTGGGCATCGAGCAGACCGGCCCGATCATCAGCATGCTGCCGATCTTCCTCATCGGCGTGGTGTTCGGCCTGGCCATGGACTACCAGGTCTTCCTCGTCACGCGGATGCGCGAGGAGCACGTGCACGGCGCGTCGCCGAAGGACTCCGTGGTCATCGGCTTCCAGCACGGCGCCCGCGTCGTCAGCGCGGCCGCGCTGATCATGATGAGCGTGTTCGCCGCGTTCATCTTCGGCGGCGAGGACGTCATCATGCAGGTCGGCCTCGCGCTGGCCGCGGCGGTCGCGTTCGACGCGTTCGTCGTCCGCATGACCATAGTCCCGGCCGCCATGACGCTGCTGGGCAGCCGGGCCTGGTTCCTGCCACGCTGGCTCGACCGGCTGCTGCCCAACGTCGACGTCGAGGGCGAGAAGCTCAGCCGGCACCTGCAAGAGGCGCCGGCGTTGCCGGAACCGGAGCCGGCACAGCGCTAG
- a CDS encoding metallophosphoesterase family protein has translation MTIRARRRAGVTAALMTAAVAAPLAVMDTAAVAEEARLGQQTLWRESFNGLSASVEAEGYSHRPPQGWSVEVTPEMEAGGVDDWRGWSFTTREFWTAAEDQMRFRFGRADDVIAVADSDEYDDGTGAAGRFDTTLVSRPVRVFGHPELELAFDSHLRPWTGQSATVTVEFDGSGEETTLLRYDSTNTTNDYDGDLANSTEVLRFAVPSGVRQAVFRWRLDAPRNSWYWAIDSVSVRTTATATPSLDDATQLWVVSDIQGHPRDFAHGLRDFDAVRPDGAGLLIAGDIVPTGTLAEWRQIDDVVSGAEAAGIMPPELVAAIGNHESYAAESWETLRDRFLDFAGRDEVYGEYVLSGGGGDVPVLVIGQEFPRPPEVGMSDEQVAWLDERLDYWTARKKQVLVIAHFPLGDTVSASWIPWYHESYDRNDELTAMFGEHPNVIFLTGHTHYPFELGDWAVRRRVPGGHPDGFLAINTGAMHIEWDARGENTSGIGEVTTRDINRGLTIDVYADRVVIEARDFGLAGASGDNEVNEVLRHLEVANPLLHGRKR, from the coding sequence ATGACGATCCGAGCGCGCAGACGCGCAGGTGTGACGGCCGCACTGATGACCGCCGCGGTGGCGGCCCCGCTGGCGGTCATGGACACGGCCGCGGTCGCCGAGGAGGCGCGCCTGGGTCAGCAGACCCTCTGGCGCGAGAGCTTCAACGGCCTGTCCGCCTCGGTCGAGGCGGAGGGCTACTCCCACCGGCCCCCGCAGGGCTGGTCGGTCGAGGTCACGCCCGAGATGGAGGCCGGCGGCGTCGACGACTGGCGCGGCTGGTCCTTCACGACGCGCGAGTTCTGGACCGCGGCCGAGGACCAGATGCGGTTCCGCTTCGGCCGCGCCGACGACGTCATCGCCGTCGCCGACTCCGACGAGTACGACGACGGCACCGGTGCCGCCGGGCGGTTCGACACCACGCTGGTCTCGCGGCCGGTCCGGGTGTTCGGCCACCCCGAGCTGGAGCTGGCCTTCGACTCGCACCTGCGGCCGTGGACCGGCCAGTCCGCCACGGTCACCGTCGAGTTCGACGGCAGCGGCGAGGAGACGACGCTGCTGCGCTACGACTCCACCAACACGACGAACGACTACGACGGCGACCTCGCCAACAGCACCGAGGTGCTGCGCTTCGCCGTCCCGTCCGGCGTGCGGCAGGCGGTGTTCAGGTGGCGCCTCGACGCCCCGCGCAACTCCTGGTACTGGGCGATCGACAGCGTCTCGGTGCGCACGACCGCCACCGCGACGCCGTCGTTGGACGACGCCACGCAGCTCTGGGTCGTCAGCGACATCCAGGGTCACCCGCGCGACTTCGCCCACGGCCTGCGCGACTTCGACGCCGTCCGGCCCGACGGCGCCGGCCTGCTGATCGCCGGCGACATCGTCCCGACGGGGACGCTGGCGGAGTGGCGCCAGATCGACGACGTCGTGTCCGGCGCGGAGGCGGCGGGGATCATGCCTCCTGAACTGGTGGCTGCGATCGGAAACCACGAGAGCTACGCGGCCGAGTCGTGGGAGACGCTGCGCGACCGGTTCCTCGACTTCGCCGGCCGCGACGAGGTGTACGGCGAGTACGTGCTGTCCGGTGGCGGCGGCGACGTGCCCGTGCTCGTGATCGGCCAGGAGTTCCCCCGTCCGCCCGAGGTCGGCATGTCCGACGAGCAGGTGGCCTGGCTCGACGAGCGGCTGGACTACTGGACCGCGCGCAAGAAGCAGGTCCTCGTCATCGCCCACTTCCCCCTCGGCGACACCGTGTCGGCCTCGTGGATCCCCTGGTACCACGAGAGCTACGACCGCAACGACGAGTTGACCGCCATGTTCGGCGAGCACCCGAACGTGATCTTCCTGACCGGCCACACCCACTACCCGTTCGAGCTCGGCGACTGGGCCGTCCGCCGGCGCGTCCCCGGCGGCCACCCGGACGGGTTCCTCGCCATCAACACCGGTGCCATGCACATCGAGTGGGACGCGCGCGGCGAGAACACGAGCGGCATCGGCGAGGTCACCACCCGCGACATCAACCGCGGCCTCACCATCGACGTCTACGCCGACCGCGTGGTCATCGAGGCGCGCGACTTCGGGCTGGCCGGCGCGTCCGGGGACAACGAGGTCAACGAGGTGCTTCGCCACCTCGAGGTCGCCAACCCCCTGCTGCACGGCCGGAAGCGCTGA
- a CDS encoding ZIP family metal transporter codes for MSALLWGLLASSSLIIGALIVLARPLPQRLVALVMAFGAGVLISAVAYDLVEDAFEESNGWVLLTGLIAGAVTFYVGDLMIDRMGGANRKRSTGAQAAGGGAAIAFGTVLDGIPESVVLGTTLVAGGGVSVAMLAAVFLSNLPEAMSATAGLKASGTSSRSILLLWAGTTVVSGVAAWAGWYFLGSAGGGTVALVQAFAAGALLTMLTDTMVPEAYEFGGPSTGLATVLGFSVAFGLSTLA; via the coding sequence GTGAGCGCGTTGCTGTGGGGGCTGCTGGCCAGCTCGTCGCTGATCATCGGGGCGTTGATCGTGCTCGCCCGGCCGCTGCCGCAGCGGCTGGTGGCGCTCGTCATGGCGTTCGGCGCCGGCGTGCTGATCAGCGCCGTCGCGTACGACCTCGTCGAGGACGCGTTCGAGGAGAGCAATGGGTGGGTGCTGCTCACCGGCCTGATCGCCGGCGCCGTCACCTTCTACGTCGGCGACCTGATGATCGACCGGATGGGCGGCGCGAACCGCAAGCGCTCGACCGGTGCCCAGGCGGCCGGCGGCGGCGCGGCCATCGCGTTCGGCACCGTGCTCGACGGCATCCCGGAGTCGGTCGTCCTCGGCACGACGCTGGTCGCTGGCGGTGGCGTGAGCGTCGCCATGCTGGCCGCCGTCTTCCTGTCGAACCTGCCCGAGGCGATGTCCGCGACCGCTGGTTTGAAAGCCTCCGGCACCTCGAGCCGGTCGATCCTGCTCCTGTGGGCGGGGACGACGGTCGTGTCGGGCGTGGCCGCCTGGGCCGGCTGGTACTTCCTCGGGTCGGCCGGTGGTGGGACGGTGGCGCTGGTCCAGGCGTTCGCGGCGGGCGCGCTGCTCACCATGCTGACGGACACGATGGTCCCGGAGGCCTACGAGTTCGGTGGTCCGTCGACCGGGCTGGCGACGGTGCTCGGCTTCAGCGTCGCGTTCGGCCTGAGCACGCTCGCCTGA